The following proteins come from a genomic window of Littorina saxatilis isolate snail1 unplaced genomic scaffold, US_GU_Lsax_2.0 scaffold_2949, whole genome shotgun sequence:
- the LOC138954827 gene encoding cuticle collagen 34-like — MARQQQEPGEPGEPGEPGEPGEPGEPGEPGEPGEPGEPGEPGEPGEPGEPGEPGEPGETGETGEPGEPGETGEPGEPGEPRETGEPGETGETGEPGEPGEPGEPGEPGEPGEPGETGEPGEPGEPGEPGEPGEPGEPGEPGEPGEPGEPGEPGEPGEPGEPGEPGEPGEPGEPGEPGEPGEPGEPGEPGEPGERHTAFKGINTCLK, encoded by the coding sequence ATGGCACGTCAACAGCAAGAACCAGGAGAACCAGGAGAACCCGGAGAACCCGGAGAACCCGGAGAACCCGGAGAACCCGGAGAACCCGGAGAACCCGGAGAACCCGGAGAACCCGGAGAACCAGGAGAACCCGGAGAACCAGGAGAACCAGGAGAACCCGGAGAACCAGGAGAAACAGGAGAAACAGGAGAACCAGGAGAACCAGGAGAAACAGGAGAACCAGGAGAACCCGGAGAACCCAGAGAAACAGGAGAACCAGGAGAAACAGGAGAAACAGGAGAACCCGGAGAACCAGGGGAACCAGGGGAACCAGGGGAACCAGGAGAACCAGGAGAACCAGGAGAAACAGGAGAACCAGGAGAACCCGGAGAACCCGGAGAACCCGGAGAACCAGGGGAACCAGGGGAACCAGGAGAACCAGGAGAACCAGGAGAACCCGGAGAACCCGGAGAACCAGGAGAACCCGGAGAACCAGGAGAACCAGGAGAACCCGGAGAACCAGGAGAACCAGGAGAACCCGGAGAACCCGGAGAACCAGGAGAACCCGGAGAACCCGGAGAACCAGGAGAACCAGGAGAACGCCATACAGCATTTAAAGGAATTAATACGTGTCTTAAGTAA